Proteins encoded within one genomic window of Gloeobacter kilaueensis JS1:
- a CDS encoding Cas10/Cmr2 second palm domain-containing protein, translated as MYLTLLETSGNQNYIFSTNKLKENFGASELTYLAGTRWVLEAVAEAGGPALWSDDPARLRRNLLDSSLNRAIESSESVAVEVIVATSGKALLLTQTPQTAKALVRETTARALREAPGLDLFGVSRQFDWDRDLLGEVNRCVHRAFEAERASHPGPMLRSLRLPVIDECATSGLPANIRVLNPQDRFEPISRSSHAKAGAGPGAFKRIERLLRNAPEGSRLPDNLRVLEDRFDRLEWLGVVHADGNGLGEIFLRFHKHIEACTAGDNRRYVEQLRRFSLALDRCTEQAFLEAASILAPDLAPDRRDRFLPLVPLVLGGDDLTVICDGRQALEFTHKFLCAFEDYTASERLGDDLYRGIVPELAKKALGQPRLSACAGVAIVKRHFPFSLAYDLAADLIKEAKKVKSKIHQPGKPTEPWPSSALDFHVLYDSSAVKLDDIRGRLAVDKGKTVLHSRPFVVTPRELLEGATGFDWAEQHRIECLKDRIAALNKPGAVNKPSEDGRRALPNSQMHQLRSGLFLGYEQADARFRLIYHRYAKQGLSKFNQSGDEQVPSLFRVESDGVRSTALLDALDAAAFYGASS; from the coding sequence ATGTACCTGACCTTACTTGAAACTTCTGGCAACCAGAACTACATCTTCTCGACCAACAAACTGAAAGAAAATTTCGGCGCATCGGAGTTGACCTATCTGGCAGGAACCCGCTGGGTTCTGGAGGCGGTGGCAGAGGCCGGGGGACCGGCGCTCTGGAGCGACGACCCGGCCCGGCTGCGCCGCAACCTGCTCGACTCCTCCCTCAACCGGGCGATCGAATCGTCGGAGTCGGTTGCCGTAGAGGTGATCGTCGCCACCTCCGGCAAGGCACTGCTGCTCACGCAGACCCCCCAGACGGCCAAGGCACTCGTTCGGGAAACAACAGCGCGGGCACTACGGGAGGCTCCGGGGCTGGATCTATTCGGAGTGAGCCGGCAATTCGACTGGGATCGCGACCTGCTCGGCGAGGTCAACCGTTGCGTCCATCGCGCTTTCGAGGCGGAGCGGGCGAGTCATCCTGGACCGATGCTGCGCTCGTTGCGCTTGCCGGTTATAGACGAATGCGCCACCAGTGGCCTGCCCGCCAATATCCGGGTCTTGAATCCCCAGGACAGGTTCGAGCCCATTTCCCGGTCAAGCCACGCCAAAGCAGGGGCTGGACCCGGAGCTTTCAAGCGCATCGAGCGGCTTTTGCGCAACGCCCCCGAGGGCAGCAGGTTACCTGACAACCTTCGCGTCCTCGAAGACAGATTTGACAGGCTCGAATGGCTCGGAGTCGTCCACGCCGACGGCAACGGCCTGGGTGAAATTTTCCTGCGGTTCCACAAACACATCGAAGCCTGCACCGCCGGTGACAATCGCCGTTATGTCGAGCAACTGCGGCGGTTCTCGCTGGCCCTCGACCGCTGCACTGAGCAGGCGTTTCTCGAAGCGGCGAGCATCCTTGCCCCGGACCTTGCCCCGGACCGGCGCGATCGGTTTCTCCCCCTAGTGCCGCTGGTGTTGGGCGGCGACGACCTGACGGTGATCTGCGACGGCAGGCAGGCTCTCGAATTCACGCACAAATTTCTATGCGCCTTCGAGGACTACACCGCGAGCGAGCGCCTCGGAGACGACCTCTACAGAGGTATCGTGCCGGAACTGGCGAAGAAAGCGCTCGGGCAACCGCGCCTGTCAGCCTGCGCCGGGGTGGCCATCGTCAAGCGTCACTTCCCGTTCTCGCTGGCCTACGATCTGGCGGCTGACCTTATCAAAGAAGCCAAAAAAGTCAAATCGAAGATTCATCAGCCCGGTAAACCGACCGAGCCCTGGCCCAGCTCGGCCCTTGATTTCCACGTCCTCTACGACAGCTCGGCGGTAAAACTCGACGACATCCGAGGGCGGTTGGCAGTAGATAAGGGCAAAACCGTCCTGCACAGCCGTCCCTTCGTCGTTACTCCACGGGAGTTACTCGAAGGAGCAACCGGCTTTGACTGGGCCGAGCAGCACCGCATCGAGTGTCTAAAAGACCGCATCGCCGCCCTGAATAAACCTGGTGCCGTGAATAAGCCTAGTGAGGACGGTCGTCGCGCCCTGCCTAACAGCCAGATGCACCAGCTGCGCTCGGGACTATTCCTCGGCTATGAGCAGGCTGATGCCCGTTTCCGGCTCATCTACCACCGCTACGCAAAGCAGGGCCTAAGCAAGTTCAACCAGTCGGGCGATGAACAGGTGCCGTCTCTATTTCGGGTCGAATCGGACGGGGTGCGCTCCACCGCGTTGCTCGATGCCCTCGATGCGGCTGCTTTCTACGGTGCCTCTTCCTGA
- a CDS encoding RAMP superfamily CRISPR-associated protein: MSRKNKRKNRQNQGNSATRSNSSPASQARSQANSPPGGGSAERPSPTLPIDFVLKVKMLSDWHVGAGYGRPGDIDRLVRRDHEDLPFLPAKTLTGIWRDGCELVACGLDDGNKNGPWSRWVEYLFGDQPALAEQASGLAPVGAALSVRPARLDPALRRVLTERRALLEGLTFVKPGVAIDAATGTAKDDFLRFEEMVRQGAVLQAECSLNAIASKKGREVALALLAAGAKMVERLGGKRRRGNGRCEFTLHHPETEGWLAVLESTEDPGPPPEPMPWPPADGTAADEPTSGGSWQRLVLNIEARTPLVIAARTVGNVVETLDYIPGTLLLPIVSRRLQQLGVPLGAAIVRGDLVVTPATLAVNKERGQPVPNALFERKGSKGFEQEGNLFNRFEENIGGQLKGCRAGYLGRTDAAHLPVLGKISLRLQTHNTVADDRQRPDESVGGVYSYEAIPAGTRFLAELRLRTELAERLKAKQANWSTLLGGTERVGQAKKDDYGQIQISCAGKFTPFPARSEQPSQAPSTLTVWLLSDLLLRDERLRPSTTVETLRSALEAELGVKLLVEGESAFTRQRRTESWHTRWNLPRPSLAGLQAGSCVRFSIKDGQIRLEDLTRLEAGGLGERRAEGYGQLSFDDPLLSTKLSELTALQEQASESPKNKLALINAQNHDLYAYARQIEQEVWRANLRRVVLAVAASPEKRKDLLGFSLEDQGGKPPSSQLGALRSVLVACARNNLELFNQWRSRLENSSNHRERWPECSLERLSELVNDPARIWQVLSGPESEGRLSLEELVCTSDGLNRLKNELRFEAVRMLVDACIRAHRREVEQQEETPHGS; this comes from the coding sequence ATGTCTAGAAAAAACAAAAGAAAAAACAGACAGAACCAGGGCAACTCCGCCACCCGGTCCAACTCCAGTCCGGCCAGCCAGGCGCGCTCCCAGGCGAACTCACCGCCCGGAGGCGGCTCTGCCGAGCGCCCCAGCCCGACGCTTCCCATCGATTTTGTCTTGAAAGTGAAGATGCTGAGCGACTGGCACGTCGGGGCGGGATACGGTCGTCCCGGCGACATCGACCGGCTCGTGCGCCGCGACCACGAAGACCTGCCGTTTCTTCCCGCCAAGACCCTCACCGGTATCTGGCGCGATGGCTGCGAATTGGTGGCCTGTGGTCTCGACGACGGCAACAAGAACGGCCCCTGGAGCCGGTGGGTCGAATACCTCTTCGGCGACCAGCCTGCCCTGGCAGAGCAAGCGTCGGGTCTGGCCCCGGTGGGCGCGGCCCTCTCGGTCAGACCCGCCCGCCTCGATCCTGCCCTGCGCCGCGTCCTGACGGAGCGGCGGGCTTTGCTGGAAGGGCTCACCTTCGTCAAACCCGGCGTGGCGATCGACGCTGCCACGGGAACAGCAAAGGACGACTTTCTGCGCTTTGAAGAAATGGTGCGCCAGGGCGCGGTGCTCCAGGCCGAGTGCAGTCTGAACGCCATCGCCTCGAAGAAGGGCCGAGAAGTAGCACTGGCTTTGCTTGCCGCCGGGGCGAAGATGGTCGAGCGCCTGGGGGGCAAGCGGCGGCGCGGCAACGGACGCTGCGAATTTACCTTGCATCACCCCGAGACCGAAGGCTGGCTCGCGGTCCTCGAAAGCACCGAAGATCCCGGCCCACCGCCCGAACCGATGCCCTGGCCTCCTGCAGACGGGACAGCGGCGGACGAGCCAACCTCCGGGGGGAGCTGGCAGCGGCTGGTACTCAACATCGAAGCCCGCACCCCCCTCGTCATCGCCGCCCGCACCGTGGGTAACGTCGTCGAGACCCTGGACTACATCCCCGGAACACTCCTGCTGCCCATCGTCAGCCGCCGCCTGCAGCAACTGGGGGTGCCCCTGGGGGCGGCTATCGTCCGGGGCGACCTGGTCGTCACCCCCGCGACGCTGGCGGTAAACAAAGAACGGGGCCAGCCCGTGCCGAACGCGCTGTTCGAGCGCAAGGGCAGCAAGGGCTTCGAGCAGGAAGGCAACCTGTTCAATCGCTTTGAAGAGAACATCGGAGGCCAGCTCAAAGGTTGTCGAGCAGGCTATCTTGGCAGGACCGACGCGGCCCACCTGCCCGTTCTCGGCAAGATTTCCCTGCGCCTGCAGACCCATAACACCGTCGCAGACGACAGGCAGCGCCCCGATGAATCCGTAGGCGGCGTCTACAGTTACGAGGCCATCCCCGCCGGAACCAGATTCCTGGCCGAGTTGCGTTTGCGCACTGAACTGGCAGAGCGGCTGAAAGCGAAGCAGGCCAACTGGAGCACTCTCCTCGGGGGCACCGAGCGCGTTGGCCAGGCCAAAAAAGACGACTACGGCCAGATCCAGATCTCCTGTGCAGGTAAATTCACCCCGTTCCCAGCAAGAAGCGAACAACCCTCACAGGCCCCATCCACCCTGACGGTCTGGCTGCTCTCGGACCTGCTGTTGCGCGACGAACGCCTGCGGCCCTCCACCACAGTCGAGACCCTGCGCTCTGCCCTGGAAGCGGAACTGGGGGTGAAGCTGCTGGTAGAGGGCGAGAGCGCCTTTACCCGCCAGCGCCGCACCGAGTCCTGGCACACGCGCTGGAATTTGCCCCGCCCCTCCCTCGCCGGATTGCAGGCAGGAAGCTGTGTCCGCTTCAGCATAAAAGACGGCCAGATCCGACTTGAAGATCTCACCCGCCTCGAAGCCGGTGGCCTGGGCGAGCGCCGGGCCGAGGGCTACGGCCAACTGAGCTTCGACGACCCGCTGTTGAGTACGAAGCTCTCGGAACTGACAGCGCTTCAGGAACAAGCCTCCGAGTCCCCTAAAAACAAGCTGGCGCTTATCAACGCCCAGAACCATGACCTCTACGCCTACGCCCGGCAGATCGAGCAGGAGGTGTGGCGGGCGAACCTGCGCCGGGTGGTGCTGGCGGTTGCCGCCTCGCCCGAGAAGCGCAAAGACTTGCTTGGCTTTAGTCTCGAAGACCAGGGAGGTAAGCCCCCCTCAAGCCAGTTGGGGGCATTGCGCTCGGTCCTGGTCGCCTGCGCCCGCAACAACCTTGAGCTTTTCAATCAGTGGCGCTCACGGCTCGAAAACAGCAGCAACCACCGGGAGCGTTGGCCTGAGTGCAGCCTCGAACGACTGAGCGAACTGGTGAACGATCCTGCTCGCATCTGGCAGGTGCTGAGCGGCCCTGAGTCAGAAGGGCGGTTGTCCCTGGAAGAGCTTGTCTGCACGAGCGACGGGCTGAACCGGCTCAAGAATGAACTGCGCTTCGAGGCGGTGCGGATGCTCGTGGACGCCTGTATCCGTGCCCACCGGCGCGAAGTCGAACAGCAGGAGGAGACACCCCATGGCTCGTAA
- a CDS encoding RAMP superfamily CRISPR-associated protein: MARKVKTRVRLEGELVARTALHVGGMGGDADVDLALAVNGNGTHYIPGTSLAGVLRSWFEHFDGGTDHFWGPRTSRERPEEGHASLVIVEDAPINGRVETEIRNGVGIDRQTGTAATGIKYDRGVLPRGTRIPLRVTIDFTDEATWEAASDSWFALLEALKRGQVRFGAGKTRGLGRVQLDAPSVKVQQLSTRAGMLAALKDGGESVSFETLPAPAKHSTRPWLTFTVHWRPLGPLMVKSGVDGLAVDMLPLVSAVGLDAVRFCLPGSAIKGTLRSWCERLVCTLLDRPEVQERNSGSRFLAQVEQPLVKHLFGSANTYRAAGVLSVDDCYAINQIAADQWNAIETATSDGSLQSALRTSGLDGRLQQSYHVAIDRWTGGAADSMLFTVLEPHALTWEPLRFDLDLDSKRLDGSLQFPILALLLLMLRDLGKNRIPLGFAALRGMGAVAVERVEIEGSGLPTELSGLQEATLVVGDFAALDYKLLTTLQTAWKNWIDQQSEEAP; the protein is encoded by the coding sequence ATGGCTCGTAAAGTCAAAACTCGCGTGCGCCTCGAAGGCGAATTGGTCGCCCGCACTGCGCTGCACGTAGGCGGCATGGGCGGCGATGCCGACGTGGATCTGGCCCTTGCCGTCAACGGCAACGGTACACACTACATCCCCGGCACGAGCCTCGCCGGAGTCCTCAGAAGCTGGTTCGAGCACTTCGACGGCGGCACTGACCACTTCTGGGGGCCGCGCACGAGCCGGGAGCGCCCTGAAGAGGGACACGCGAGTCTCGTCATCGTCGAGGACGCCCCAATCAACGGGCGGGTCGAAACTGAAATCCGCAACGGCGTCGGCATCGACCGGCAAACAGGCACAGCAGCCACCGGCATCAAGTACGACCGGGGCGTGCTGCCTCGCGGTACGCGCATTCCGCTCAGGGTGACGATCGACTTTACCGACGAAGCCACCTGGGAAGCCGCCTCCGATTCCTGGTTCGCCCTGCTCGAAGCCCTCAAGCGCGGGCAGGTACGGTTCGGAGCGGGCAAGACCCGTGGTCTCGGACGGGTGCAACTCGATGCGCCGAGCGTGAAAGTCCAGCAACTTTCTACCCGCGCGGGGATGCTCGCCGCCCTCAAAGACGGAGGTGAAAGCGTCAGCTTCGAAACCCTGCCTGCCCCGGCAAAGCATAGCACCCGTCCCTGGCTGACTTTCACGGTCCACTGGCGTCCTCTCGGCCCCCTGATGGTCAAGTCGGGCGTCGATGGTCTGGCGGTCGATATGTTGCCGCTGGTCAGTGCCGTGGGGCTGGATGCGGTGCGCTTCTGCCTACCGGGCAGCGCCATCAAAGGGACTCTGCGCTCCTGGTGCGAACGTCTCGTCTGCACGCTCCTCGACCGGCCCGAGGTGCAGGAGCGCAATTCGGGAAGCCGTTTCCTGGCCCAGGTCGAGCAGCCCCTGGTAAAACACCTTTTCGGCAGTGCAAACACATACCGCGCCGCCGGTGTCCTGAGCGTGGACGACTGTTACGCGATTAACCAGATCGCCGCCGACCAGTGGAACGCCATCGAAACGGCCACCAGCGACGGCAGTCTGCAAAGCGCCCTTCGCACCAGTGGCCTGGACGGTAGGCTACAGCAGAGCTACCACGTCGCCATCGATCGCTGGACCGGCGGGGCCGCCGACAGCATGCTCTTCACAGTCCTGGAGCCCCACGCCCTCACCTGGGAACCGCTGCGCTTCGACCTCGACCTCGACTCGAAGCGCCTGGACGGATCACTCCAGTTCCCGATCCTCGCCCTGCTGCTGTTGATGCTGCGCGATCTGGGCAAGAACCGTATCCCCCTCGGGTTTGCCGCCCTGCGGGGTATGGGAGCGGTGGCCGTGGAGCGGGTCGAGATCGAGGGTAGCGGTCTACCGACCGAACTCTCCGGGTTGCAGGAAGCGACTCTGGTTGTTGGGGACTTCGCAGCGCTCGACTATAAGCTCCTCACCACCCTGCAGACCGCCTGGAAAAACTGGATAGACCAGCAGAGCGAGGAAGCACCATGA
- the csx19 gene encoding type III-D CRISPR-associated protein Csx19, translating to MSERVLHGRTSNNLSLAEALTNCAAPLTGAIALLYSSNACTFARFEDGLLIDAGGDIDLTPVFEARVFNEACELRWLNTHDGQGRAVLLSETQQNGLEEDIMPLHFLEALPGTYLLWGEQIDSDLATGWSRVGRSRMGAIAIPLAPLPKGACVYLQVREYLGEIGDHGNVAVVEECLTGLSLKPPGATA from the coding sequence ATGAGCGAACGAGTATTACACGGACGCACGAGCAACAATCTATCCCTGGCCGAGGCTCTGACCAACTGCGCCGCGCCTCTCACCGGGGCGATCGCCCTGCTCTACAGCTCCAACGCTTGCACCTTTGCCCGCTTTGAGGATGGCCTCCTCATCGACGCTGGGGGCGACATCGACCTGACACCGGTCTTCGAGGCGCGGGTCTTTAACGAAGCGTGCGAACTGCGCTGGCTCAACACCCACGACGGTCAGGGCCGGGCGGTGCTGCTCTCGGAGACGCAGCAGAACGGCCTGGAAGAAGACATCATGCCTCTTCACTTCCTGGAAGCCCTGCCCGGAACCTATCTGCTCTGGGGCGAGCAGATCGATTCGGACTTAGCCACTGGTTGGAGCCGGGTGGGCCGATCGCGCATGGGAGCGATCGCTATCCCCCTCGCCCCACTGCCGAAAGGAGCCTGCGTCTACCTCCAGGTGCGCGAGTACCTGGGTGAAATCGGCGATCACGGCAACGTCGCTGTTGTCGAAGAATGTCTTACCGGTCTAAGCCTGAAACCTCCCGGAGCAACAGCATGA
- a CDS encoding TIGR03986 family type III CRISPR-associated RAMP protein — protein MTHSRFHNPYNFVPAPPRRLGDRHLGDAIPPSHHRLHPDRYSGRIAVTLTTVTPLLLLDTARVSENDQTKHKTYPLRLGADGRPYLPPTSLKGMLRSAYEAVTNSRLSVFFGHDKRLAYRMPARDGLSLVPVRIEGNQIQILLGTNNNLPALHNGHWQIPNSVMYAAWLPRYDTSTGEVSAATAVGFAGMQHGDLAGAWLEEIERLPRSPRQRPFKYWRVRKLVRAGENLGRAPQPSRPSRYHVPTGRPMREQKGYVCLTGGTGNPPKHNIDGKHDERLFFSTADPLPVAPLTADLKTQWRELIRNYQSIHAEERRQNRSGPPALAHSHWSRQVVGGESETELKTGTLCYAAVDRDHEGRYGVYALYPVMISRALYDAAPIDLLDASLHPATALQELSPAERVFGWVNQDGTGSYRGNLRIGPVTCTADDAAERFAIPGVPLAILGQPKPQQIRFYVAEDVAGRALQANTPKEDGYMHPYERIKRSLRGRKVYPHHANLSQNYWNSPTQDRTQRELQEYRRPENGTEPRDDQNRSILGWVKPERQFRFDIDITNLSEVELGALLWLLDLPERHYHRLGGGKPLGFGSVRLSIDWSGTDLRTGTGWSEYYADLLAQTTSSLAATTGPVAAFKKAVASTYGNSQPFERVRFIAAFLRSAQGYGDGLPIYYPRITPHANPAGESYRWFTANEDPKRRKSLPDLADGPHGLNLP, from the coding sequence ATGACCCACTCCCGCTTCCACAACCCCTACAACTTCGTTCCCGCCCCACCGCGCCGATTGGGCGACCGGCACCTGGGCGATGCTATTCCTCCCAGCCACCATCGCCTCCACCCTGACCGCTACAGTGGGCGGATCGCTGTCACACTCACTACCGTCACCCCGTTGCTGCTCCTCGACACAGCCAGGGTGAGCGAGAATGACCAGACAAAGCACAAGACTTACCCTCTGCGCCTGGGAGCCGATGGCAGACCCTACCTGCCTCCCACCAGCCTCAAAGGTATGCTGCGCTCGGCCTACGAAGCCGTCACCAACTCGCGCCTGTCGGTCTTCTTCGGTCATGACAAGCGTCTGGCCTATCGCATGCCTGCCCGCGACGGCCTCAGCCTGGTGCCAGTACGGATCGAGGGCAACCAGATCCAGATTCTTTTGGGCACCAATAACAACCTGCCTGCCCTGCACAACGGCCACTGGCAGATACCGAACAGCGTCATGTATGCTGCCTGGCTACCTCGTTACGACACAAGCACTGGCGAAGTTTCAGCGGCAACTGCAGTTGGCTTCGCAGGTATGCAACACGGTGATCTGGCTGGTGCATGGTTAGAAGAAATAGAGCGTCTCCCACGTTCGCCGAGACAAAGACCATTCAAATACTGGAGAGTACGCAAGCTCGTCAGAGCGGGTGAGAACCTGGGAAGAGCACCACAACCCAGTCGTCCGAGTCGCTATCACGTCCCAACAGGACGTCCCATGCGCGAGCAAAAAGGTTATGTCTGCCTCACTGGTGGCACCGGCAACCCGCCGAAGCACAACATCGACGGCAAACATGATGAGCGCCTGTTCTTCTCAACAGCCGACCCGTTGCCCGTTGCCCCTCTCACCGCCGATTTGAAAACCCAGTGGCGCGAATTGATCCGCAACTACCAGAGCATCCACGCCGAGGAGCGCAGACAAAACCGTTCGGGTCCTCCCGCCCTCGCCCACTCCCACTGGTCGCGCCAGGTCGTAGGCGGTGAATCAGAAACCGAACTGAAAACCGGTACTCTCTGCTACGCCGCAGTCGATCGGGATCACGAGGGCCGGTACGGGGTATACGCCCTCTACCCGGTGATGATCTCGCGGGCGCTCTATGACGCGGCTCCCATCGACCTGCTCGACGCCTCACTACACCCGGCAACGGCCTTGCAGGAGCTTTCTCCCGCCGAGCGCGTCTTCGGCTGGGTGAACCAGGACGGAACAGGCAGCTACCGGGGCAACCTGCGCATCGGCCCAGTTACCTGCACTGCCGACGATGCCGCCGAGCGGTTCGCTATCCCAGGTGTCCCACTTGCGATCCTGGGGCAACCCAAGCCCCAGCAGATCCGCTTCTATGTAGCCGAGGACGTTGCAGGTCGAGCGCTACAGGCCAATACCCCCAAAGAAGACGGCTACATGCATCCATACGAGCGGATCAAACGCAGCCTGCGCGGGCGCAAGGTCTATCCCCACCATGCCAACCTGTCACAGAACTACTGGAATTCACCGACCCAGGATCGCACCCAGCGAGAACTCCAGGAATACCGACGACCCGAGAACGGGACCGAGCCCCGCGACGATCAGAACCGCTCGATCCTGGGCTGGGTGAAACCTGAACGGCAGTTCCGTTTCGACATCGACATCACCAACCTCTCGGAGGTCGAACTCGGTGCCCTGCTGTGGCTGCTGGATCTGCCCGAGCGTCACTACCACCGCCTGGGCGGCGGCAAGCCTCTGGGCTTTGGCAGTGTGCGCCTGTCGATCGACTGGAGCGGTACTGACCTGCGCACCGGCACCGGCTGGAGCGAGTACTACGCCGACCTGCTGGCCCAGACAACCAGTAGCCTTGCTGCCACGACCGGCCCAGTCGCGGCCTTCAAAAAAGCTGTCGCCAGCACCTACGGCAACAGCCAGCCTTTCGAGCGGGTGCGCTTCATCGCCGCCTTCTTGCGCTCTGCCCAGGGCTATGGTGACGGGCTACCCATCTACTATCCACGGATCACCCCTCACGCCAATCCTGCAGGGGAATCCTACCGCTGGTTCACAGCCAATGAAGATCCAAAACGCCGCAAATCGCTCCCGGATCTGGCCGATGGCCCTCACGGACTCAACCTGCCATAG